In Vidua chalybeata isolate OUT-0048 chromosome 4, bVidCha1 merged haplotype, whole genome shotgun sequence, the genomic window CTGACAACCCACCACactgacctgcagcagctggttcAGCTGAAATAGTGTTCCCATCCTATTAACAGCAAGCAGAATTTGGGACCACCAGCATTTGCCTCCCCACTTGCTTCCCCTCCAAGTGTAAGCATTTAAGCCCAACAACATCCATTAACAAATGGACTCTCAGAGCACCATTTCCTACCCTCTACCTGTGCACGCAGCTGTTGGCTAATAGCCATGCATGAGGCTATCACATTGCTGCTTGCAGGTTTCTCCATCAGGATTAGGGAAGGCAGCGCTGCGTCAGCATTAATGCTCCTTCTgggcttcctgctgctgttctgcagcacTCTAACTACCCTGGCAAGAGGGGCTCTTGGTTTACAATATAAGTGTCATGGACCTTGCTTCTACCCTTCAGACATATCCAAGCTGGGATAAGAACTCAtcctttccagctgcttttcacaAAGTTAATTCAGATGAGCCATGCACATTCTGGGGTTATTGGGCACAGGCCCCGCTCACACTTAAGGAAGACAGACACCAAAGAGGATAATACTTACTGCACTATCACAATGATAAGTACAGTAATGAAGCTGATGCTTGAGAGCAGCACAGCTACCACTACCAACACAGTCTTTGAGTAGTCTGCCACATCATTCTTCCTTTGAGTCTTCATGAACTGTTCACCACAGCGctcaccaaaaaaatcctgatgaCACCTGCAAGTAAATATTAACACAAGTTCTTATCAGCTCTTGTGCTGTCTGGAGCCAAGGACACCCACACATACTCAGACCTGACTTAGACATGATCCGGGTTTCCCATGAATCTCAAGGTGCTCACTTCAGAGCAGGTTCGTGAAATGCAGTCACTGCTCTAGCACAAGGTTTGTCAGCATTTCAACAAGTCGAGATTAGTTTGGGTGTGATGTTCCAGAAAGACACGccttttcattcttttggtTTGAGTTTATGACCAACTGATGAGTTCAGTGGCTTGTTATGCATCTCAGATTCCATCATCACTTAATTTACACGGCAGAAAGATTCTCAGTCAAAATACGGCAGGAGATGGATCTATACCAAGTTGACACTGATTTTTCCTGTGAGCCCTCATATGCCACTGTCTCATGGCAATGACACCTAACTCAGAAGCTACAAGTAACTTACTTGCAGGTCACCATCTGGAGATTTTCTCGGTATATGCATTCTCCATGGATGCAAAAGTTTTTGTATTCCATTTCACAGGGTGTccctttcttcttgtttttccctctgtttttcttccttcttgatTTGCCAGCATTCTTCTCTCCCCCCCTCTTTGCTGGCTTTGGTTTAACCACAGGTTCAACTGAAAAAAGGACACGATGACTTGGTATAAAAGTGCTAGAAAGCACAATTCTGAGAAAACTGAATTGAAGAATTTGGTGAGAACAAGGAGGACCATCACCGCAGGAGAATCTGTGACCAGGAAGCACAGGATGCAAGTGAGAATGCTGCTGGGCATCTCACACCCAGCACAAAGGCAGCAAGCTCAGCAACTCATTGAAGCACAACTCTGCTACCCTTAAGTCCTGTGCCATGCAGACCAGAGGCAGTAGGAGCAGATGAGCCAAGAGCCACCAAAgatgaagagcagcagagatgcaggACTGCAGCATAAGACGCTTGAGAGCAACAGCACAGTTTCAAGCAAAGGCCTGTAAAGAACAGGGAGTTTGTGCTGAGCCAAGCCATCCTCTGGTTTTATATGGACTCAGGTACAGGGCTAATGTCTCTAAACTCTCCATTTGCATCAGTGATGAAAGGCACTGTAACTCGCTAGATAGTCCTGGGCACTTGCCGAGGCAAAGCAGCTTGCTATCCCGGTTGGCACACTTGCTCCTCCTAAACAACCTGCTGTGCTGTCTTCAGAAGCAAAGAGTTCCTTTCCAGTTCTCCTACTTTGTGAGAGATGCTGA contains:
- the AREG gene encoding amphiregulin encodes the protein MRAVVLMAALAVLAANRAAAGSSANATEPQRHEEREPGSREGEPVPGPDYEEDEEEYEEAPPVHQYIVDDLIRVEPVVKPKPAKRGGEKNAGKSRRKKNRGKNKKKGTPCEMEYKNFCIHGECIYRENLQMVTCKCHQDFFGERCGEQFMKTQRKNDVADYSKTVLVVVAVLLSSISFITVLIIVIVQVRKKCPQYEEKEERKKLRQENRNGHVGV